One segment of Rosa chinensis cultivar Old Blush chromosome 6, RchiOBHm-V2, whole genome shotgun sequence DNA contains the following:
- the LOC112171274 gene encoding RING-H2 finger protein ATL66 produces the protein MSIEYSRYYDSNVVQSSEHHPNGEKVILQIKISSMVEIHRHDSDNDPTVTIEEIGERNYLINLSDVKLFSERMVNTLYFSCQLRLLGVPRDEHQPIIAKLYQVADEAVSPEYPIVVTIRVISKRRSLDSQTPSCAICLENFADEEDVDQPLITHMPCAHRYHQHCIVPWLAINPLCPLCRQNPN, from the coding sequence ATGTCTATAGAGTATTCACGTTATTATGATAGCAATGTTGTGCAATCAAGCGAACACCACCCAAATGGCGAGAAAGTGATCCTACAGATAAAGATCTCTAGCATGGTCGAAATCCACCGCCATGATAGTGATAATGATCCAACAGTGACTATTGAAGAAATAGGTGAAAGAAATTATTTGATCAATCTCTCCGATGTCAAGCTGTTCTCGGAAAGAATGGTGAATACGCTGTATTTCTCCTGTCAGTTAAGACTTTTGGGTGTCCCCAGAGATGAGCATCAACCTATCATTGCAAAATTATACCAGGTGGCTGACGAGGCCGTCTCCCCCGAGTACCCTATTGTTGTTACCATCAGAGTTATATCTAAGCGGCGTAGCTTGGACTCTCAGACCCCGTCGTGTGCAATTTGTTTGGAGAATTTTGCTGACGAAGAAGACGTCGATCAACCCTTGATTACTCATATGCCCTGCGCACACCGTTATCATCAACATTGCATTGTCCCTTGGCTGGCAATCAACCCCTTGTGTCCTTTGTGTCGACAAAACCCTAATTAA